The genomic window TTTTAAAATTTCTGAAGCTACTTTCTGATAATCCATTTTATCAACCTTCCTCGCTTATTATTTTCGCATTTTTTGTAATTTTTTCTATATGTAACAATAAATACAATTGTTCATCCGAATTTAAATGATAATGATAATTTTTAGATAAATAATTATCGATTTTAACCACACACTCATAACTCTCCACATACTTTTCTTTAAATAAATCAAACATATCGTCATTTTCACTCGTGTAAACTTGCTTATCAATAACCCGTTGTGCAAAAAATTTTAAATGCGTCACAAATCGATAGTAATATATTGATTCTTCATTAAACTCCATCCGAAATGTAAACTTGATAATACTAATAATTTCTTGCATGAGTTTTGACATATCGTTAATATCGACTAGATTATCTAATTGTCCGTTTATTAAATGTTGTGCAATATAGGCAGCTTCATCTTCTGAAAACACCACTTCAAATCGTTGATTAACTTCTTTAACACCTAGCATTCCCACTTCAAATTCATCTTTAAATAAGCGTTTGATATCCATCAGTAGTGGATTAGCAACCTCAATCCCTTTATTAATACGTTCGACTGCGCCATGGAGATGTTCTGTTAAAGAAACATAAATGATATCGTCTATTTTTTTGCCATATTCTTTTTCCATAACAAAAATAAGTCGCTCAGTTATTTCTAAATAATCTTCTGGTATATCTGAAAACACATTTTTAAAGCGATCAATAATCTTTGAATTAATATTTGAAAAGATTTTGTATCGATTACTTGGCTCGACTATTTGACCATTCTTTTTACCAAATGCTATACCAACACCCATTACAACCACTTCATTCCCTGCATCGTCTTGAGAAATGAAGGCATTATTATTTAGTATCTTGATAATTTTAATGACTATCACTCCCTTTCTGAAAAGCAAAAAAAGCAAAACCTCAAACAAGCCGTCATCTCTATTTAGAGAACACGCCTTCGTCTGAGGTTTTGCCTGCTTGACCAGTTACAATCCTTATTTGACTTCATCATACCATGTGTTTTTATTTGCTTCAACACATTTTTAATCTTTTCATACAATATTCAAACATAACTAGCAACTAAAGCATAATTAATTTTATTAGCTTCAGTAAATTAAACGTCCCTGATACGATTTGAACGTACGACACCCGTCTTAGGAGGACGGTGCTCTATCCAGCTGAGCTACAGGGACATCAAAGATATTATGATTTTCTCACTTTTATCAGTAAAAGTCTAGTCACAATATCTTGCGTATTAGTTTACACCATCCATCAATTTCTCTGCATATTCAAATACTTTAGAGCCATCCATCAATCCATAATCTGTCATATCTATGTTTTTAACTGGAATATCTGAATTATTTAATGCTTGCTTGATGTCATTTTTTAAATACCTAACTTGTGGGCCCAAAAGATAGACATCTGTTTGTTCATTTTTAATATCTTTTTCAACTTCTGGCGCTGAGATAGCAACAATTTCTACATCTCTATCTTTCATATCCGCTGCGCGTCTCATACGATTTACTAATAAGTTAGTGCTCATTCCCGCTAAACAAACTAATACGATTCGTTTTTTCATGCCTTCCCCCTCATAAAAAAATTATTTCCACTTCGCTCCTTTGTTCTTTTGCTTTTTGGTGCGATTTTTTTTCTTTTTCTTTTTAGGCGTTTCTTGTTTACCACGAACTGTTTCTTCTTTAAAAACTGTCGCTTTTACTTTTTCTTCTTTCAACGGCTTAAGCATTTCTATTTCTTCGTCATCAGAACGTGAATCAGGTTTTTCTGTTAATAATTTCCCATGAGTAGCAAAATACTCTATTCCTGTTTTTCCAACTTCTTTATATAACTTGTTTAGTTCTCGTTTCTCACCATCATTGACTAAACTAATCACTGTCCCTTGTTTTCCCATACGTCCCACTCGTCCAGCACGATGTATATAATCAGGAACTGTTTGAGCCAAATCATACTGAATAACGTATGCTAAGTCAGAAAAATCTAATCCTCTTGCACCTAAATCTGTTGTTAAGAGTAGTGACACTTGCCCTGTTTCAAAATCATGAATAGCACGTTTTCTTTCTACTTGGTGCTGATCTGAAGCAAGAGTCTGGTGCTTAATACCTAAATAATTCAATCTTTCAGATACCGCTCCAAGTTCACTCACCTGATTAAAGAAAACTAACCCTTTAAATCCTTCTACGTGAGCTAATCGACGTAACACTTCTGAACGTTTTCTAACAGGTGTCATAATAAATCCATGCTGAATCGTTCCTTTGGTATTATCATCCTCTGTGACATCAATGACACGCAATTCTGCTCTAAATAAAGTGTCCATTTTTGGTAATATTTGTTCCCCTGTTGCTGATGTAGCAACAACTTGAGTATCAGCTTGAACACTTTTTATAATACCTTTTGTTGAGTTAAACTCAGCATCACTTAACAAATCATCTACTTCATCAAGAACTAACGTCTGAATTAAATGAGCTTTAATTTTCTTTTGTTTAATCAATTCTAATACACGACCTGGAGTTCCAACTAATACTTCTGGACGTTTTTTTAGTCGTTCGATTTGTCTTTTAACATTAGCTCCCCCAATAATTGCTTGAATATTTAAGTCTAGGCCTTTTGCCCAAACTCTAGTTACTTCTGCTACTTGGCTCGCTAGTTCTTGTGACGGCAAAATGATTAATAATTGATTGCCATTTCCTTGTACCACTTTTTGCAACAACGGTAATAAATAGGCCACTGTTTTACCTGAACCTGTTGGAGAAATCCCTAACACGTTCTCGCCTTCTAATAACAAAGGATACAGAGTACTTTGTATCAAGGTTGGGGCACTGTATTCTTGTTTTTCCCATTCATTTTGCCAAACCTCTGGCAATAATTCTAATATACTCATCTTCTAACCTCTAATTTCTTTTGCATCCGCTGCAAAAATAATATCCGTTTCTTTTCTCATTTTTTCCATTAAATAATGGACATCTCTTGCTAATTGAACCCAGTCTTGGTAAATCTTTTGTTGTTTGATTCCCATTGGATTCACCATAATATTGGCAAACGCTTTTGCTTCTTCAATCATCACTTCATCTGACTTTTCTGTTCCAAAATTCACTTCAGTTAGCTGATTATTCTCACGTTTTTTTTGTACAATACTTCCTATGCTATTAACTGCATCTAAACACAGTGTGCTGTCACTTAAATATATTTCTGATGGTAAAAAACTATCCACATTTTTTCCAACTGACATGGTCACATCAAACGTACCATAACGAAAAATTATGGTTCCTAATCCATCAACACCAGTAGGCAATTTTTGGTTAAAGTAATAGACAGAGTTTGGTTTTCCAAACCAAGCTACTGCTGTATAAACTAAGTATACGCCTAAATCCATTAAAGCTCCACCCGAGTATTTAGCAGAAAAAATATTTGGTTCTTCTCCTCGTAAAAGAGCATCATAACGTGATGAATATTTCATAAACGTTAAATTAGCCCCCAGTATATCTTCTCTATTTTTCAAAAATGAAGCAACTCGTTGAAAATTATCTTCATGTATGTGTCTTGCCGCTTCAAAAAAGAACACTTCTTTTTCTTCAGCCAAATCAATTAATTCTTCTAATTCTTCTAGCGTTGAGACTGCTGGCTTTTCAACAATCACATGTTTACCATGTGTCATCAGTAATCTTGCTTGCTCATAATGTAAACTATTAGGAGATGCTATATATACTACATCAATGTCTTCTGACTCACTTAACTCTGATAATTCAGTCATAATCTGAATGGTTTCTGAATGATCGTATTTTCCAGCAAATTTTTCTGCTTTTCCCTTAGTACGTGAGTATACAGCACTAAGTTCATACTCTTCACTTTTTACGGCTGCATTAACAAATGCATGAGTAATCCAATTCGTTCCAATAACACCTAGTTTCAACATGACGTATTCCCCTTTATTTTCTTTTGTCGCGTAAATAGTTTTAAATCCTTATACTTCGTAGTCAAAAGTATATCATTTTTCCTTCATTTATGTCTGACTAAATTAAAAATAAAAAACCACCTGTACTATAATCATAATGACTAATAGCAACTACGTCTACTACTAATCATTGATTATCTGACAAAGTGGTTTACTTTTTATTCGTCTAAATCTTCTGCAAATTGACTATTATATAGTTTTTCATAAAAACCTTTTTTCGCTAACAAACTCTCATGTGTTCCCTGTTCAATAATTTGTCCTTGATCCATCACCAAAATCAAGTCAGCTTCACGAATAGTGGATAATCTGTGGGCAATAACAAAACTAGTTCGCCCTTCCATTACTTTTTCCATTGCCTTTTGAATAAGTCCTTCTAATCTTGTATCAACTGAACTGGTTGCTTCATCTAAAATTAAAATTTTAGGATCTGAAATCACTGCTCGAGCAATAGTAAGTAGTTGTTTCTGACCTAGTGAAATATTGTCACCTTCTTCGTTAATGGCCATTTCGTAACCACTAGGCATGGTTCGAATGAAATGGTCCACATTAGCTGTCTTAGCTGCATCAACTACCTCGAAATCTGTCGCATCTAGTTTACCAAATCGAATGTTTTCAGCAATTGTATCGTTATAAAGCCACGCATCTTGTAACACCATACCAAACAACGAACGAACATCACTACGATTCATTTTTTTTGTATCAATGCCATCAATTTTAATCGCTCCATCTGTCACATCGTAAAAACGCATCAACAAATTAATTAAAGTTGTTTTCCCTGCCCCTGTAGGCCCAACAATAG from Vagococcus martis includes these protein-coding regions:
- a CDS encoding DEAD/DEAH box helicase, producing the protein MSILELLPEVWQNEWEKQEYSAPTLIQSTLYPLLLEGENVLGISPTGSGKTVAYLLPLLQKVVQGNGNQLLIILPSQELASQVAEVTRVWAKGLDLNIQAIIGGANVKRQIERLKKRPEVLVGTPGRVLELIKQKKIKAHLIQTLVLDEVDDLLSDAEFNSTKGIIKSVQADTQVVATSATGEQILPKMDTLFRAELRVIDVTEDDNTKGTIQHGFIMTPVRKRSEVLRRLAHVEGFKGLVFFNQVSELGAVSERLNYLGIKHQTLASDQHQVERKRAIHDFETGQVSLLLTTDLGARGLDFSDLAYVIQYDLAQTVPDYIHRAGRVGRMGKQGTVISLVNDGEKRELNKLYKEVGKTGIEYFATHGKLLTEKPDSRSDDEEIEMLKPLKEEKVKATVFKEETVRGKQETPKKKKKKNRTKKQKNKGAKWK
- the licT gene encoding BglG family transcription antiterminator LicT, encoding MIVIKIIKILNNNAFISQDDAGNEVVVMGVGIAFGKKNGQIVEPSNRYKIFSNINSKIIDRFKNVFSDIPEDYLEITERLIFVMEKEYGKKIDDIIYVSLTEHLHGAVERINKGIEVANPLLMDIKRLFKDEFEVGMLGVKEVNQRFEVVFSEDEAAYIAQHLINGQLDNLVDINDMSKLMQEIISIIKFTFRMEFNEESIYYYRFVTHLKFFAQRVIDKQVYTSENDDMFDLFKEKYVESYECVVKIDNYLSKNYHYHLNSDEQLYLLLHIEKITKNAKIISEEG
- a CDS encoding Gfo/Idh/MocA family protein, which gives rise to MLKLGVIGTNWITHAFVNAAVKSEEYELSAVYSRTKGKAEKFAGKYDHSETIQIMTELSELSESEDIDVVYIASPNSLHYEQARLLMTHGKHVIVEKPAVSTLEELEELIDLAEEKEVFFFEAARHIHEDNFQRVASFLKNREDILGANLTFMKYSSRYDALLRGEEPNIFSAKYSGGALMDLGVYLVYTAVAWFGKPNSVYYFNQKLPTGVDGLGTIIFRYGTFDVTMSVGKNVDSFLPSEIYLSDSTLCLDAVNSIGSIVQKKRENNQLTEVNFGTEKSDEVMIEEAKAFANIMVNPMGIKQQKIYQDWVQLARDVHYLMEKMRKETDIIFAADAKEIRG
- a CDS encoding PTS sugar transporter subunit IIB translates to MKKRIVLVCLAGMSTNLLVNRMRRAADMKDRDVEIVAISAPEVEKDIKNEQTDVYLLGPQVRYLKNDIKQALNNSDIPVKNIDMTDYGLMDGSKVFEYAEKLMDGVN